In one Lycium barbarum isolate Lr01 chromosome 7, ASM1917538v2, whole genome shotgun sequence genomic region, the following are encoded:
- the LOC132602354 gene encoding uncharacterized protein LOC132602354: MVVSSMSLLFMSAYLSLFIDHHGEEMRLLFSEPKTSMATVLQTKYGDGDDFSYGDYVFSSDESDDSYDGKIYGEMTSSEDEGPSNNDAEKSGNNKGRGDGGDNNNNNNNNNNNNNNNNNNSDKNNDDDKDDDKDEDDDDEENDDGNDDERDQQPAKKKKKLEKENEKGKEEQGSIYAPF, from the exons ATGGTTGTTTCTTCAATGTCTCTCCTCTTCATG agtgCGTATCTATCGTTGTTTATAGATCATCACGGAGAAGAGATGAG GTTACTTTTCTCTGAGCCTAAAACATCTATGGCGACGGTTCTACAAACTAAATATGGTGACGGTGATGATTTTTCTTATGGCGATTATGTGTTCAGTAGTGATGAGAGTGATGACTCGTATGACGGAAAAATATATGGAGAAATGACTTCTAGTGAGGATGAAGGACCTTCAAATAATGATGCTGAAAAAAGTGGTAACAATAAAGGGCGTGGTGATGGtggtgataataataataataataataataataataataataataataataataataataatagtgacaagaataatgatgacgataaggATGATGATAAAgacgaagatgatgatgatgaagaaaatGATGATGGCAATGACGATGAACGAGATCAGCAACcagcaaagaagaagaagaagctggAGAAGGAGAACGAGAAGGGGAAGGAGGAGCAGGGATCAATTTATGCTCCATTTTGA